In Lolium perenne isolate Kyuss_39 chromosome 5, Kyuss_2.0, whole genome shotgun sequence, the sequence GACAGAGACACACCGACTCTCCGGCCAAGGTAAGCTCTCCCTCTCTCGCTCTCCCTCCCTGGTGCTACCGGTTGCTGTACAGCCAAAGCTGACCGATTTCCAGTGATTCAGCCAAAGGATCTAGCTAGCCGGAAGATGGAGGACGGGGCGCAGGGGAGGGGGATGACGAGGCTCGGCGTGCTCAAGGTGGTGGTCGCCAGCGGCACCAACCTCGCCATCAGGGACTTCACCTCCAGCGACCCCTACGTCGTCGTCCGCCTCGCCGACAAGGTCAGTTACTCAACTCGCTTGCACATCCACTACTCCCTTGCTTGCCTAAGCAAACATTTAACCTGTTACAACACCACCGGTTGTCCGCGAGGCGTCGAGTGCCGTCCGCCCTTCGATTCCGGTCGGTGGCTGCCCGCTGTTAATTTGCTTGGTTCTGCTCTTTCACCAATGGGAAGGACATGGTTTAGTTCAGGCACGTGGTTGGGTCCAACTTTTGAACGTTAGCTTGGCCTGTAGCAGTAGGCGTGCAGTACCATCAATTTAATTGTGCTAATCCGATTCCAGATGCATCTTAAGCTACTGACTTGGAAAATGGAAGAATATTGTGCTTTCCTTCCGGGACCGTGAGCTTCATTACGGTGGCTACCTGCTGTTTGCTTGGTTCAGCTCTTTCACCAATGGGAATCTTGTTGGCTCTTGTTTAGTTCACGCACGTGGTTCTGTCCAATTTTGAACATTAGCTTGGCCTGTAGCTCTAGGCATGTAGCACCATATCAACTTAATCCTGCTAAACCGATTCTAGATGTATCTTGAGCTATTCAGTTGGAAAATAATGTACGAATATTGTGCTCTCCTTCTTCCGTCACCCTGAGCTTAATTTAAACTTCCTTCTAAGGAGAAGCAAGTGCTCACCTGCCTGAATATTCCGTCAACACAAGAAAGGAAGAGCAGGAATAATGGGGTTAACAACTTATTTCCCCCCTTCTTTTTTACCAGCCCATTCAGCTTTTGGGTTTCTTCAAACTTGGTTGCCAATCCACCACCCGCCGCATTTGTTAATCATGACAGTCACGCGCGAGCGTGTTTCTTTGTCTTTGTGGCTGGCCGGTGGGAGCGCCTTTGGATTGTCTAATCCTTCATGGAGGCGATTTTTCTTCATCCTTTCACCCATGATCAGTTGTTTAttccttcatctccaaagcaattTGACTTCAACTTGGGTCACTTTTTCTTTTTTACTTGCAAAATACATTTGTTTTGACCGAAGCTACATATATCGTATTTTCTAAGAAAAAACAGAGTTCAGCAGGAAGAGCGTGGCATTGTAATTATGAAACTCATACTTCTGGCAGTGCATACTCAATGATGTCATGAAACAAGAAAAGTTCTCGATTGCATCAGCCTAATCAAATGATCTTATCTATGTAGTATAACTAGTATTTACCACTGCTGGTTATGAAAGCTGACATCTCTAGATAGTACACTCGACAGTGTTATATGTATGTTAAAATGAAAGTCTCACTTTGACCTAGTAATTTGGTTTTTTTACTTATGAAAACTGCCAAGAAATTGCACATTTATTTATGGGTGGAGAAGTTCCTTGCATGACATTGAAGATTGAACACCGTTTGTCATTTCTTATTTTTGATCCAACAGCACGCAAAGACAAAAGTCATCAACAGTTGCCTCAACCCGGTCTGGAACGAAGAGATGGTCTTCTCCATCGAGGAACCTGTAGGCATCATCAAATTTGTAAGTTACTGTGCTCCCTAGAGCAACCgatttcttttttgaataaaAGAACCTGACTGTTTAATATGATTGTGTTTGACATGCCATCAGTTTCCTTGAAATATCCGTCATCTTTGAATAAGGCTTACACCTTTCGGGATATTGTTGACAGCAATTAATGATCATATGGATTTTCTTGTCTGTTAGTAAGTCTTTATCTTTTGTGGGTATCTTCATAAAGACAAAAAGGTCTTGAAAAAAAAAGACAAAAGGTCTACTATATATTGTTTGTATAAGACATGTCTCACATGAAGTGTGAACGGACCAGTGCTTATTAGTAGCTAGTCCACCACCACCAGATGCAGAATGGCGCTAGTCCCATAAGTTAGTCCAGTATGGCCTTAAGAAAATTGGAGCTCCAGTCAAACAATATATGTGGCCAGTGCCCAGTTCCACTTGTAACTTGTAAGTGAGACTTTCCAGACATACGTTTTGACCCTAGTTTTGTGCTATGAAGTTTTTCTTTGCCCTTGTACTTGTCACAGTAAAATTGGTTGAACTGCATGTGTTTTTGTCAAATGCCACAAGATTAAAGTTGGAAGAAAAATTAAACTATGTAGTCTTGTCCAGACCTATCGCAAAACTATGGTTGACGTATTCCTAATATATTAATTCTAACCAACTGGGTGCACCTGGAGGTGAAATGTGGTAATACCTGCCCTTACGCATATGCGATGCAGCCCAATTTCCAAAGAGACAGGCAAGTAATACCCTGTTGTATTGATAATGTACCTCCCAGGCTAACTGAAAGCCCCGTTGTCTTTGATACTGTAGGAACGAGGGTGACCAAAGGCTGGGCACCTTCATAATGGGCACCTTCAGAATGTCTGCATTAGGAGAAAGTTGGATCAACCAGTCACCGAGTTTTTATCAGCATCTGCTACTCCGCATTAGTTGTGTCCTTCCAAAAATATCGTTTCGGGTAGTGCCGATTCCAGTCTCATCAGGCAATCCCTGCGGAATAAAAACATAGGACAAGTTACAGTGAAATTTAATCGGAATTACTTACCTAACCAGGTCCTTACTTTTACTACTCAGCAAGGTGTGCCTTTCTTTGGCCTGATCAACTGAACAACCCTGCCTGATTTGTGTTGCTATTGCCATTGCCAGGAGGTGTTCGACCGGGACCGGTTCAAGTCTGACGACAAGATGGGCCATGCCTTCCTCGACCTGCAGCCGGTGGCTGGGGCGGCGAAGCTGCGGCGCGCGCTCAAGCTCACGGCGGGGGAGACCAAGCTCCGGAAGGTGGCCCCCAGCGCCGACAATTGTCTGCTCTCCGACAGCTTCGTCACATACGCCGATGGGGAGATCGTGCTAGACTCCCGGCTGCGGCTGCGCGAGGTTGAGTCTGGGGAGCTGTTTGTGATCATCAAGTGGATCGAAGCTGACGCCAAATGATGCGGTTCTTGCAGAGTCAGGTAGATGCTATAACCATGGTGTATTGGTGTAGGGAGCTGTTGCATGTGTGAGCGTGTACTTGTGACTGTCTGTCTGTCTGTCTGAATGTATCTAAAGCTTTCAGGCAGCTCTTAACAGAACAAATAGTGTATGCAATGTCATTGATGCTTTGTGGCTTTTTGGTTTTGTTCGGTAATTATGGGAAACCCCGGTGCTGTAAATGCCCATTCCTCGCTCCTTTTCTTTTTGTCATCCGGTGCTGTAAGCATGTGTGTGAGTGGCTTTTGTGGGCAAACTGGTACCCTTTAGATTGCAGAGGACGACGCCCGTACAAATCCTCAAGTCAGCCAGAATGTTTTTTAACATGAAAGTCATGATTTTACTAATTTAAACTGTCAAGATctatgccttttatctaaaaaactcTAGGTTTTAAATTCGGCTATACAGTTGCCCGTATGTATTGCACAATTTAGGTGCGAGTGGATTTTTTAGCCTGAGCAACATGTAGCTCGTTAAAAAAAAACAATTCAAAAACGGCATCTTGAAGTTCAAAAAAAatctgttttttcttttcttttaccaACATGCAAAACTTGAACTCGATATACGTTGTATGAGGTTTTCAATTTTTACACTGTTCACTATTAAATATGTGAGATTTTGCCATGTTTACGACAGTATCTACCTCTAGATTTAATTTCAGATctttttgaaactttaaaatgttgtttcaaaattttcaaaaactgAGCTGGACTACATTTGTGGTTTCCACGGTTAGGTCCGCTATAGAGCTAATTCTAATGGTTGTCACTATTCTGTTATGTTACGTGTAAGGAAACTTGATTTTTTGCCATACATGAACTACTAAGATCTATATATGGAGATGCAATAACAAGAGTATCTAGATTTGACTCACGAGGTAGCAGCAGAAGATCGATGACGACTCTGATTCAGGCGATCCCCGCAACTACGAATATCACTCTCGGGCCGCGAGGATATCCCTACCCCCTGCTCCTTAAGATCAAACAGACAATCTCTCCACCGGTATCCATGCGTCCAGCTAAGCAATCGACAAGTCTTCGCCGTCCAGGACGTAGAAATGTCAGTGAAAGTAGTTCATCCTTTCGGTGTAAGAATGTGGAGAGCACCCATACactggagagagagaggagatccAACAAGGGCAATTATCTTGCGAGAGGGAAGCCTACATGCCTCCCCCCGTCCAGGACGTAGAAATGTCAGTGAAAGTAGTCCATCATTTCGGTGTAAAAATATGGAGAGAACCCATATActgtggagagagagagaggagaggcaaCAAGGGTTGGGAGAGGGAAAGCCTACATGCCTCCccctgttgtattgtgatccaaattcatatactaaagggaggctaacttctgacaagcggagcgaggcccgtcgcgggaggcttgggccgaagcgtagcggagtcagaagttagcccatacgtcgtgccctgcagggacgcctgcgaaggggggtgcgggaggcggcagccccccgcggtacggtacggatcgttggcaccgcctatatatacatcttgtaagccgccggttagggtttatcagattataagataacccacggcgtttgtaaacacctcccgatatagtgaagttttgctggctggcgcccgtggtttttccccttctgtgttggaaggggttttccacgttaaatcttgtgtcccctgcgtgttttcttgtttcgttcttcgttatttgcttgtcgcttttataacacacacccccccccccctcccccaatAAAAACGATAATAAAACCTTACGATGGAATCCTTATTAACTTCAAATTTTAGAAAATTTGCTTTATCAGAAGACATGATTCGCACCAATGTAACTCCTTACGACGGACTCCTTATTAACTCCAAATTTTAGAAACATTTGCTTTATCACAATACATGATTTATTTAAGTGCTTACTAATCCAATGCCAAGATTACTatatatctcatatatctattgataTCTTACTTTGCTCGTCACATTACAAAAAAAAGTCGTTATCCTAGACAGATTTGTCTGACGGCCTTGGCAGATGGTGACCCATCTACCACGTTTTGGGTTGGTTCCGTGGTAGATCGCAAAACTTCCGTTTTCTCGTTTTGGAGGTTCTCTACCACCATGGATATGGAAAAACATGGTACATGCTCGGGCTGGTAGATGTCTTTTTTCAATTGAGCATGCAAAGTCAACTCATATTTAATCGTGGGGTTGCGATAGTAGAAGAACTTTTTTCGGTCACACCCTCTATTTAGAGCTAGTTGACGTTGCTCGATATAGCAGTTTATGGTTTTGGCCTGATGGGTCCCTGAAGTCAGCCTCTGTGGATAAGAAACATGTTTGCTATCTTGTATTAGTTTTACCAGTGATTGTGGGCTACTTGAATTTATTTTTGAACCCGAGCATTAAGTTTTCCTTTTTAACATTAAGGGACCATGCAGGCTGATGGGTCCCCGATGTAGCCTCTCTCTAGAAGAAACATTTGTTATCTGGCATTATTTTTTACATGTGATTGTGGTCTAACTAATTGACTTTCATACCCGAACAAGGCCGTTAAATTTACCGTTTTAACTGATGGTTCCCTAGGTCTCTGTACAAGAAATGGTTGCAATCTTGGATTACTGGTTACCCTGATTATGCTATTTACCATTATTTTTGAACTCTACTGCTAAATTTTACCTTTTTTTAACGTCGAGGCACCTTGTAGGCTGATGGGTCTCGGATTCCAACCTCTCTATCTAAGAAACGTGTTCTATCTTTAGTAGTTTTAACCCACTATTGTAGGCTACTTGACTATTATTTTTTAACCCGACTGTTAAATTTTACCTTGTAACGTTGAGGGACGTTGTAGGCTGATGCGTCTCGGATGCCAGCCTCTCCGGACAAGAAAGGTGTGCTATGTTGGATTATTTGTTACCCGTGATTGCTAGCTACTTTGAATTTTATTTTCACGGGTACATATGTGGATATAATCGCAACATACTTTGGGGAGGTAAAGACCAATTTTGAGAAGTTTGGGTTGATTCCCCTTATGGAATTTAACCATAAGTATGATAGTGTCATCATTTCTTAGATTTTCTCCACTACCAACTTCGACAAAAATAAAGATAAG encodes:
- the LOC127300404 gene encoding protein C2-DOMAIN ABA-RELATED 11; translated protein: MEDGAQGRGMTRLGVLKVVVASGTNLAIRDFTSSDPYVVVRLADKHAKTKVINSCLNPVWNEEMVFSIEEPVGIIKFEVFDRDRFKSDDKMGHAFLDLQPVAGAAKLRRALKLTAGETKLRKVAPSADNCLLSDSFVTYADGEIVLDSRLRLREVESGELFVIIKWIEADAK